From Xiphophorus hellerii strain 12219 chromosome 20, Xiphophorus_hellerii-4.1, whole genome shotgun sequence, the proteins below share one genomic window:
- the ube2j2 gene encoding ubiquitin-conjugating enzyme E2 J2: MNNTGNKRAPTTATQRLKQDYLRIKKDPVPYICAEPLPSNILEWHYVVRGPEKTPYEGGYYHGKLIFPREFPFKPPSIYMITPNGRFKCNTRLCLSITDFHPDTWNPAWSVSTILTGLLSFMVEKGPTLGSIETSDYTKRQLSAQSLAFNLKDKVFCELFPDVVEEIKQKQKVQEELSARTQPLPLPDVVPDGDPQQAHYGLPVLNGGPVPVGDANPAPGLQQGNRNHGLLGGALANLFVIVGFAAFAYTVKYVLRSIAQE, translated from the exons ATGAACAACACCGGGAATAAGAGAGCTCCAACGACAGCCACACAGCGACTTAAGCAGGATTACCTCAGGATAAAGAAAGACCCAGTGCCTTACATCTGTGCAGAACCTCTCCCCTCCAACATCTTAGAATG GCATTATGTAGTCAGAGGTCCTGAGAAAACTCCATATGAAG GAGGATATTACCACGGAAAACTCATATTTCCTCGTGAATTTCCTTTTAAACCTCCAAGTATTTATATGATAACGCCAAACGGAAGGTTCAAGTGCAACacaag gTTATGTTTGTCCATCACAGACTTCCATCCTGATACGTGGAACCCTGCGTGGTCTGTCAGCACAATTCTGACGGGTTTGCTCAGTTTTATGGTGGAAAAAGGACCAACACTCGGCAGCATTGAGACGTCTGACTACACG aaaagacaGCTCTCTGCCCAAAGCCTGGCTTTTAACCTCAAAGACAAAGTGTTCTGCGAGCTGTTTCCTGATGTGGTAGAA GAGATTAAGCAGAAACAGAAGGTCCAAGAAGAGTTAAGCGCGCGCACACAGCCTCTCCCCTTACCAGATGTGGTGCCTGATGGAGACCCTCAGCAAGCTCATTACGGCCTCCCGGTCCTCAATGGAGGGCCAGTCCCTGTGGGGGACGCCAACCCCGCCCCTGGCCTGCAACAGGGAAATCGCAACCATGGACTCTTAGGAGGAGCTTTAGCCAACCTGTTTGTGATTGTAGGCTTCGCTGCATTCGCTTATACAGTCAAATACGTTCTGAGGAGCATAGCTCAGGAGTGA
- the LOC116710514 gene encoding E3 ubiquitin-protein ligase RNF186-like, with amino-acid sequence MSCEDLECVICCNEYSRTSRVPRVLHCQHTFCAPCLEKMSTLEGAIYTVSCPLCRWVTCVQARLSLSGGLWINTEKWDQIIEHNSGKHNNLESKQPQVVQPPVSCKKRSGAFSGLQRLFRCAPRHQQSC; translated from the exons ATGTCCTGCGAGGACCTTGAATGCGTCATTTGCTGCAACGAGTACTCTCGCACCAGCAGGGTCCCCAGAGTGCTCCACTGCCAGCACACCTTCTGCGCCCCGTGCCTGGAAAAGATGTCCACCCTGGAGGGAGCCATCTACACCGTCTCCTGCCCTCTGTGCCGCTGGGTCACCTGCGTCCAGGCCCGCCTGTCTCTCTCGGGGGGTCTGTGGATCAACACTGAGAAATGGGACCAGATCATCGAGCACAACAGCGGGAAGCACAACAATCTGGAAAGCAAACAGCCCCAAGTCGTCCAGCCACCTGT atctTGCAAGAAACGTTCTGGTGCTTTTTCTGGACTCCAGCGACTGTTCCGCTGTGCGCCGCGGCACCAGCAGAGCTGCTGA